The genomic stretch CGCCGCGAAACTGGCCGCGTTGGAGTCGCTGCGGGGCGGATTCACCACGGTCGCCGAGTCGGGGACCCGAGCCACGGTGGACGTGGACGTGGTGGCCTCGGCCGCGCGTGACGCGGGGATCCGCTGCGTGCTGGGGCTCGTCTGCAACGACGCCCCGGACGGCACCGGTCAGGACACGGATCCAGGGACCGTACTGCGCGCCGCCGAGCAGCACTTGGCAGGCTACGGTGGTGACGGACTGATCCATCCCGCGCTGGCGGTGTCCGTGCCGGAGGCCGCGACGGCGCACACACTGGCGGCGACGGCGCGGCTCGCCGCCGAGGCGGGCACGGTCGTACAGATCCATGTGAACGAACACCTCGTCGCCGTCGAGCGTTCCCTGGTCCGGCACGGGTTGCGCCCCCTGGAGTATCTGCACCAAGTGGGCGCGCTGGGCCCGCAGTTGCTGGCCGCGCACGCGACGCTGCTCACCCCGGCCGAGGTCACGCTGCTCGCGGACAGCGGCGCGGCCGTGAGCTACAACCCCGTCGCCAGCGCGTGGAAGGGCAACGCCGTCGCCCCCGCGACCGCCTTCGCCGAGCGTGGCATCCGGTTCGGGCTGGGCACCGACGGGACACGCGGGGACGGCTTCCGGCTCGCGGACGCGGCGGAGTTCGCTCAGCGACTCACCTACGGCCTGGCCAGCGGCGATTCCTCCTGCGGCGCCGGCTGGACGTGGTGGGAGCGAGCCACGGCGGGCGGCGCGGACGCGGTCGGCCTCGGCCCGCGCACGGGACGGATCACACCCGGTTGCGCCGCGGACTTCCTCCTGGTGGACATCGGCGGGCCGGAGATGCAGCCGTCCTGGGACCTTCCCTGGGAGCTGGTCCGCCGCGGCAACCGGGACCAGCTCACCGCCGTGTTCGTCGCCGGCCGGCTACGACTGTGGCACGGCTGGCCACCGGACTGGGACGGACCGGCCCTGGTCCGGCGCGCCGCCGACCTGGCCCCCCGCGTGGTACGGCGCGCCGGGGTGACTCGGGCCCACCCGACGTCGGTCACGGCACGCCGGCGAGCGGC from Streptomyces roseochromogenus subsp. oscitans DS 12.976 encodes the following:
- a CDS encoding amidohydrolase family protein, producing MTDLPPDLLRGDALLLVPDVTLTPEGPQERHAVLVRDGVFRAVGPVERIVRTDPSLTPVRLPGHALMPGFVDAHHHLTQSFGGALAFGEPSEIFRRVWVPLERALDEESAYVAAKLAALESLRGGFTTVAESGTRATVDVDVVASAARDAGIRCVLGLVCNDAPDGTGQDTDPGTVLRAAEQHLAGYGGDGLIHPALAVSVPEAATAHTLAATARLAAEAGTVVQIHVNEHLVAVERSLVRHGLRPLEYLHQVGALGPQLLAAHATLLTPAEVTLLADSGAAVSYNPVASAWKGNAVAPATAFAERGIRFGLGTDGTRGDGFRLADAAEFAQRLTYGLASGDSSCGAGWTWWERATAGGADAVGLGPRTGRITPGCAADFLLVDIGGPEMQPSWDLPWELVRRGNRDQLTAVFVAGRLRLWHGWPPDWDGPALVRRAADLAPRVVRRAGVTRAHPTSVTARRRAATPHASWDTTAPSLGGRP